Within Vicia villosa cultivar HV-30 ecotype Madison, WI linkage group LG1, Vvil1.0, whole genome shotgun sequence, the genomic segment atatttggatcaatattaaattttcgtatataaaaatatttagatcaataatagattttttcctgtataccatttttggatcaaaagtaTTTGATcctaaataccatttctcgtatatacaaatatttagatcaataatagattttttcccgtatacagacttcatttttgtttaggtgtcatttacaaaaatatttgaatcaatagtaaattttgtatataaaaatatttcgatcaatagtagattttttcctgtatatcatttttgaataaaaaaatatttggatcataaataccatttttcataaataatatattttttccgtactcaaatattatttttgcttaggtatatttacaaaaatatttagatcaatattaaactttcgtatataaaaatatttagatcccgtatactattttttaataaaaaatatttgaatcatatttccatttttcgtatataaaaatatatagatcaataataatttttttttgtggaagaaagaagtgagaaagtgatgaaagagaaaaaaatagagaatgaagagagatttggtaaatttgataaaatatgagggttatattattttaataataaaattaagaactttattgtgCAAAGACTAAATAAAGGCAATTTTAATGTGGgagcaaaaaattaaataagggtattttagacttttccacaaccattaattttcttatattacaGATTCCAATTAAAAGCTTCATTTAAATCTAATTTACACATCTCCAAttatcaaacaaatcaaacaaacattacTAAAATAACTACAAAAAATCTGATTAAATCTCAATCAGAAATTATACACGAAACAACATCCATATGGCCTGCTATCAAGGTTACATGTGGCACTGCACACATGTTGAAGTATCATGTTCATCATGTTACACTAGTACATCCAAATTAACTCTTCATCATGAATTTATAAAATGATTACCCTAACAAACGAACCATTGTGTTCCGGGCAAAACACAAGGTTTTAAAGttttaattattcaaaattacaTAGCCAAAGGAattgtaaaaaaaacaaaataaagtaaTTACTCCTTACTAAAAGAGATTGTAACAATGTCTCATGTCTTCCAGTTGTTGAGCGCGTTGTTAGTAATGGGAAAGATCCATTCATCCAAATTGTAGTTGCTCCTATCATCTTCCAAAGCGTTGACTCCTTTTCTAATGAAGTGAGACATTAATCCCCCAGGACGAGTGTGATGACCATTCTTTTGAGTTTTGGTAGTACAGCTCAAACCAAGCTTGTCAAATTTGTAAGGAACATCAGGGAGTTTTCCCCAAATGGTACACCCACCTTCCTCAACCACAGCCTTGGCATCCTTCAGGGAAGCCATTGTCGGAGGTATCCTAGTAACCTTAGGAATAGTATAGACATGTTTAGCAACGGGGGTGGTCTGAGGGACCAATTCGAATGTCTGGCATGGAGTTTCGAGAAACTCGCCATCCACTTCAACATACTTGTATTCATTCAAATGGccaaccacatattcttcttcttgGTGTATGATGATGACTTTGCCTTTCACTGGGTATTTCAGTTTCTGATGTAAGGTGGAGGTTACAGCGCATGCCCCATGTATCCAGGGACGTCTAAGTATACAAGAATATGTAGggtgaatatccatcacataaaaaATGGAGTTGAAAACTTGAGGACCCACTCTGATCGGGAGTTCAACCTCTCTACACACCGTACTCTTCGACCCATCGAAAGcccttaccacaacatcactagGTTTTAGTACCAATCCTTTTGAGTCAAGTCTATCTAGTACCACTTTAGGTAACACATTCAGCGAGGAACCATTATCCACTAATACATGAGACAGAGTAGTGCCCCTATACTCAATGGaaatgtgcagggccttgttgtgattttttccgaCGGAAGTCAGATCAGCATCGAAAAAACCAAGATTATTGTCGGTTGTCAAGtttgcaacacaattctcaaattgattAACAGAAATCACATGTGGCACGTGTGCAGCTTTTATAAATTTCATTAAGGCTTTTGCATGAGCCTCAGAACGCGCTAACAGAGATAGCATGAAGATCTTTGAAGAAGTGTGCCCCAACTGTTCAATAACATCATAATCACTTTTACGAATTATCTTCAatatctcatccatttccttctAGGAAGGGTCTTCAATGGTAGCTTCGATTGATATCTGAACGGGCTCAACCATTGGTCCCTTACCTCGAATATCATTAATCGGATCAGAAACAGGGACTTGAATTGGGGTAGTAGTGATATCTGGGGAAATTTTCGAAGAGAAAATCCTTCCACTTCGTGTAACTCTACTAGTCCTAACTATATTGTCGACATTGGGATTAGTAACTTCAACAGCCTCACCAGTCACAAATTCTTGTTTCACACCATGAATGTACACGTCAGCTCCGTCCAAGGAATAGCCTTGTCAGATGAATAAGGAATTGGACCCGGCCTAGTGATGACTAAGGGAGCCACCTTAGGCTCAGTAGTAATCTTTATAGGGCCCTTGGAAGGGATTCTCACAGGATTTTTTGAACCAGTAATTAATGATATATCCTCACACGAAGTCTTTACGGAGGATTCTTTCTCGAACAGTATAGTGCGGTCGTCCATTAAACGTTAAATGCCCTCCTTCAACCTCCAGCAACCATCAGATTAAACTTTACAGAAATGACACCTTTCCTCGCAGCGCGGAAATAAACCTGCTTGCAACAACATCTTCTTGACGATCAGGAGAGAAGTAGTCAAGTCAGCCACAGAGAAAACATAAGGACCATCCCCAACATCATTAACAGCCTTTCCATGATTGGGCATAGGAGCAGTAATAACATGGGGAGTTTCAGGTGGgtcaaactcaatttcaccagcatatATCATGTCTTGAATTTCGTTTTTCAACGTCCAGAAATTGTTTGTATCATGCCCTGGGCTATTAGAATGGTACATACACCTTGCATTGGGATTATAGCGAGGTAATgaagtgttagggtttggatggGGCGTTATCGGTGCAAGTAACTCTGCCTTTAATaagtgttgtaatgcttgagtcaGAGACATATTGATTCTAGTAAATTGCCTCCTAGGCGCATCTTGCCTACGTAGATTATTTTGTTGTTGACTCGGTTGAGGTGTTGGTTTAGAGATTAAGACTTCCCCAACAGATTGGTTGTGATCACTCTTGACGCGACCCTTGTGCATAGCGTTTGCTTCATTCTTCCCACTATATGATTTCTTCATAGCGCCAGAAGATGTAGCCATTTGAATCTTTCCATTCCGAATACCACTCTCAACACGTTCTCTAGTAAAAATCAGGTCAGTGAAACTAGATGAGGAACTTCTGAGCAAATGACAATAAAAGGGGCCAAACAGCGTACCCAtaaacatatcaaccaattcCTTGTCAGgtaagggaggt encodes:
- the LOC131649781 gene encoding uncharacterized protein LOC131649781 translates to MAFEQIVKDLQAQNAQFQQMFISLAKGQEDLKNLITKKEKKKSKVRIGVLNMGRRFRGPIKVSKEIEIPKGSVKNDDEEEVVLESDEEEEYLEEQYPPAEEKYKLLEDRLNAMENQRVPGLDFEDTGLILGVFIPPKFKIHVFVIYDGASYPKLHLRSYVRKIQPHTDDKKLWVQFFQESLAGTQLEWFYLLEGANIRRWEDLAVAFYKKYQYNADLAPTRTQLQSMSMGPKGNFKEYAQRWKDIAGRVQPPLPDKELVDMFMGTLFGPFYCHLLRSSSSSFTDLIFTRERVESGIRNGKIQMATSSGAMKKSYSGKNEANAMHKGRVKSDHNQSVGEVLISKPTPQPSQQQNNLRRQDAPRRQFTRINMSLTQALQHLLKAELLAPITPHPNPNTSLPRYNPNARCMYHSNSPGHDTNNFWTLKNEIQDMIYAGEIEFDPPETPHVITAPMPNHGKAVNDVGDGPYVFSVADLTTSLLIVKKMLLQAGLFPRCEERCHFCKV